CCAGCCTGTCGGGCGGGAAATGGACGACGACCTGCGCCGCAGCGGCCTGTACGCTGGCGAGGATATCGGCAAGGCGGGGAATGCGCGTGCCGGCGACATCCAGCAACTCGAAAGCCCCGTCCCCGGCCATCCGCCACGCGACGACGGCGTCCTCGCCGATCAGGTCGAGCCTGACGTCGGGCATCAGGGCGGCGTTGAAGAGGAACATCCCGGTCTGCCGCACCGGCGCGAAGCAATCCGAAACGGGCTGGCGGCCATCGAGCAGCCGGCGCAGCAGCGCGATATCCGCGGCGCTTCCAAGGTCCAGCCGCCGCACCGGGCCCGCCGTTCCGCCCATAGGCGCCGCACCGGCGAAGCGGTGCTGCGCCAGCGGCTCGAAACCGTAGCGGCCGTAGAGCGCGGGGGTATCGGTCAGGAGGGCGACGGCCGCAAATCCTTCCGCATCGCAATGGGCAAGCGCCGCCTCCATGACATCGCGGTAGAGGCCCATGCCGCGATGGCCCGGCCGCACCGCGCCGGATTGCAGGCCGGCCGCGCGCAGGGAAACGCCATCGATGACGAGCGGCAGCGAGAAGGCGCTGATATTGGCGATGCAGGCGCCATCCGCATCGAACCACGAGAAGGGAATGCCGGTCGGGTCCGATCCGCCGAGCCGGTCCATGATCGTCACGTCGATCCCGAAGACGTCCTGCAGCAGGCCTGCTAAGGCGCGCGATGCCGCGGGATCGCCGAAATAGCCGGAGCGGAAGGAAAGGTCCTTGCGGACGGGCATCGCCTCAGCGAACGCCGGTCGAGCCGAAGCCGCCCGCGCCGCGCGTGGTTTCGCTCGCTTCCGTCGCCTCGCGCACCGCGACCTGCGTCACGGGGGCGATCACCATCTGCGCCATGCGCATGCCGCGCTCGATGACGAAGGTCTCCTCGCCGAGATTGACGAGCAGTACCTTCACCTCGCCGCGATAATCGCTGTCGATGGTGCCGGGCGTGTTGAGGCAGGTGATGCCGTTCTTGAAGGCAAGGCCGGAGCGCGGGCGGATCTGCGCTTCGAAGCCGTGCGGGATTTCGAAGACGAAGCCGGTCGGCACCAGCGCGCGCTTGCCGGGCTCCAGCGTGAGCGGTGCGTCGGTCGCGACGGCGGCGCGAAGGTCCATGCCGGCGGCGCCTGAGGTCTCGTAGGCGGGAAGCTCGATCCCTTCGCCATGCGGCAGGCGGACGAGGGAGAGCAGGGGCTGGGAGGGGGCGTGCGCGTTCATGCGCCCATAAGCCGGCGCGCGGCGCGCCTCGTCAATTGCGCTTTTTCGGCGGAGCCTGTAAAGACCCCGGCAACTCACAGGATATTGCAGAAAATGGCCGAAACCCTTGCCGAGGCGGTCTCCCGCCGCCGCACCTTCGCGATCATCGCGCACCCGGACGCCGGTAAAACCACCCTCACCGAAAAACTCCTCCTCTTCGGCGGCGCCATCCAGCTCGCCGGCGAGGTGAAGGCGAAGAAGGACCGCATCCAGACCCGCTCGGACTGGATGAAGATCGAGCGCGAGCGCGGCATCTCGGTCGTGACCTCGGTCATGACCTTCGAATATGACGGCAACGTCTTCAACATTCTCGACACGCCCGGCCACGAGGACTTCGCGGACGACACCTACCGCACGCTGACGGCGGTGGACGCGGCCGTCATGGTCATCGACGCCGCCAAGGGCATCGAGCCGCGCACGCTGAAGCTCTTCGAGGTCTGCCGCCTGCGCGACATCCCGATCATCACCTTCGTCAACAAGATGGACCGCGAGAGCCGCGATCCGTTCGAAATCCTCGATGAAGTCGAAGAAAAGCTGGCGCTCGACACCGCCCCGGTCACCTGGCCGGTCGGCCGCTCGAAGACCTTCTGCGGCTCCTATCACCTCGCCGACCGCACCTTCCGCGGCTCGGACACGCAGGTCCAGCCGACGCGGATGGACGATGCCGCCGAGGTTGCAAAGCACCTGCCGGAGAACGAGCGGAACGCCTTCATCGAGGAGATGGAGCTTGCCCGCGAGGCCTGCCGCCCGTTCGACCGCGAGGCCTTCCTCGAAGGGCACCTGACGCCGGTCTTCTTCGGCTCGGCGCTGCGCAATTTCGGTGTGCGTGATCTTATCAACGCGCTCGGCGCCTTCGCGCCGCCGCCGCGCGACCAGGTGGCGGATACGCGCAAGGTCCATGCCGCGGAAGACAGGATGACGGCTTTCGTCTTCAAGATCCAGGCCAATATGGACCCCAACCACCGCGACCGCATCGCCTTTGCCCGAGTCTGCTCCGGCATGCTGGAGCGCGGCATGAAGGTGCGCCTTGCCCGCACGGGCAAGACCATCGGCCTCTCGGCCCCGCAATTCTTCTTCGCCTCGCAGCGCCAGCTGGCCGACACGGCCTATGCCGGCGACGTGGTGGGCATCCCCAACCACGGAACGCTGCGCATCGGCGATACGCTGACGGAAGGCGAGGCGCTGGTCTTCGAGGGCGTGCCGAACTTCGCGCCGGAAATCCTGCGGCGCGTGCGGCTGGAAGACGCGATGAAGGCCAAGAAGCTGAAGGAAGCGCTCCAGCAGATGGCGGAAGAGGGCGTCGTGCAGCTCTTCTCGCCGGAAGACGGCTCGCCGGCCATCGTCGGCGTCGTCGGCGCGCTGCAGCTCGACGTGCTGAAGGAGCGGCTTTCGGCGGAATACGGCCTGCCGGTCTCCTTCGAGATGTCGCGCTTCTCCGTCTGCCGCTGGATCTCCTCCGACAGCGCGGCCGAGCTCGACAAGTTCGTCACCCAGCGCCGCGGCGATATCGCCCGCGACCTCGACGGCGACCCGGTGTTCCTGGCGCAGGACGCCTTCTCGCTGCGCTACGAGGCGGAGCGCTACCCGGCGATCAAGATGGTCGCCATCAAGGAGTATCACGTCACCAAGGCGTAACCGATGCCTGTCACTTTCAGGGTGACAGGTGTCTCGACATTTGCGAAAACCGCTTGAGACAGGGGCGTCTGCCGGAAGGCGGGCTGAGAAGCACCCTTTGAACCTGAACCGGATCATGCCGGCGGAGGGAGTCGAACGGGCCTCAATTCCGTTGCCCGAAGACCGCCTCCGCCCAAGGAGGCGAAATGGCCATCGCAAACATTCTCTCGATCGCGGGCTCCGACCCGTCAGGCGGGGCCGGCATCCAGGCCGACCTCAAGACCTTCGCCGCCCGCGGCACCTACGGCATGGCCGCGCTGACCGCGCTGACGGCGCAGAACACGCAGGGCGTCTCCGGCGTGCATCTCGTGCCGCCGGCCTTCGTCGCGGCGCAGATTGCAGATGTGTTCGGCGATGTGCGCGTCGATGCCGTGAAGATCGGCATGATCGCCTCGGCGGAGATCGCTGGGGCGGTGGCGGATGCGCTTTTCCCACATCGCGGCACGCCCGTCGTGCTCGATCCGGTCATGGTCGCCAAGGGCGGAGCGTCCTTGCTGGCCGAGGCGGCCGTGGAGGCGCTGACCCGCCGCCTGCTGCCGCTCGCGACGGTGCTGACGCCGAACCTGCCGGAGGCGGCAGCGCTGCTCGGAGAGCCCGAGGCCGCCGACCGGGCCGCCATGGAAGGGCAGGCGACGCGCCTGCTCGCGCTCGGCCCGAAGGCGGTTCTGCTGAAGGGCGGGCACTTGCCGGGCGGCGAGAGCCCGGACGTGCTGGCAACGCCGGGCGGGCTGCGCTGGTACGAGGGCGTGCGGGTGCTGACGCGCAACAC
The Shinella zoogloeoides DNA segment above includes these coding regions:
- a CDS encoding GNAT family N-acetyltransferase, translated to MPVRKDLSFRSGYFGDPAASRALAGLLQDVFGIDVTIMDRLGGSDPTGIPFSWFDADGACIANISAFSLPLVIDGVSLRAAGLQSGAVRPGHRGMGLYRDVMEAALAHCDAEGFAAVALLTDTPALYGRYGFEPLAQHRFAGAAPMGGTAGPVRRLDLGSAADIALLRRLLDGRQPVSDCFAPVRQTGMFLFNAALMPDVRLDLIGEDAVVAWRMAGDGAFELLDVAGTRIPRLADILASVQAAAAQVVVHFPPDRLEWQGEALADTGEMVLMLRMAKTLRPGGPFALSPMAEF
- the dut gene encoding dUTP diphosphatase, with the translated sequence MNAHAPSQPLLSLVRLPHGEGIELPAYETSGAAGMDLRAAVATDAPLTLEPGKRALVPTGFVFEIPHGFEAQIRPRSGLAFKNGITCLNTPGTIDSDYRGEVKVLLVNLGEETFVIERGMRMAQMVIAPVTQVAVREATEASETTRGAGGFGSTGVR
- a CDS encoding peptide chain release factor 3, whose product is MAETLAEAVSRRRTFAIIAHPDAGKTTLTEKLLLFGGAIQLAGEVKAKKDRIQTRSDWMKIERERGISVVTSVMTFEYDGNVFNILDTPGHEDFADDTYRTLTAVDAAVMVIDAAKGIEPRTLKLFEVCRLRDIPIITFVNKMDRESRDPFEILDEVEEKLALDTAPVTWPVGRSKTFCGSYHLADRTFRGSDTQVQPTRMDDAAEVAKHLPENERNAFIEEMELAREACRPFDREAFLEGHLTPVFFGSALRNFGVRDLINALGAFAPPPRDQVADTRKVHAAEDRMTAFVFKIQANMDPNHRDRIAFARVCSGMLERGMKVRLARTGKTIGLSAPQFFFASQRQLADTAYAGDVVGIPNHGTLRIGDTLTEGEALVFEGVPNFAPEILRRVRLEDAMKAKKLKEALQQMAEEGVVQLFSPEDGSPAIVGVVGALQLDVLKERLSAEYGLPVSFEMSRFSVCRWISSDSAAELDKFVTQRRGDIARDLDGDPVFLAQDAFSLRYEAERYPAIKMVAIKEYHVTKA
- the thiD gene encoding bifunctional hydroxymethylpyrimidine kinase/phosphomethylpyrimidine kinase; this translates as MAIANILSIAGSDPSGGAGIQADLKTFAARGTYGMAALTALTAQNTQGVSGVHLVPPAFVAAQIADVFGDVRVDAVKIGMIASAEIAGAVADALFPHRGTPVVLDPVMVAKGGASLLAEAAVEALTRRLLPLATVLTPNLPEAAALLGEPEAADRAAMEGQATRLLALGPKAVLLKGGHLPGGESPDVLATPGGLRWYEGVRVLTRNTHGTGCSLSSAIAAELGKGRPLPDAVAAAKSFIAGAVRSSDALAVGSGHGPLHHFHALWA